CTTTTCCTCGGCATCTGGACGATCCGTTTCCTGATCGCAACACTTGCCGTTTCCCCTGCCCGTGAGCTCTTCGGCTGGAACTATCTGCGCTATCGCCGCGCGCTTGGCCTGCTGACCTTCTACTACGCACTGATGCATTTCACAGTCTACATGGTGCTCGACCAGGCGATGGATATTCCCGCCGTCATCAACGACGTGCTGAAGCGCCCCTTCATCATGTTCGGCATGGCAGCCCTTGCGATGCTCATTCCGCTGGCGCTGACATCCAACAATTTCTCGATCCGCCGCCTCGGCAAGAACTGGATCTGGCTGCATCGCCTCGTCTACATCATCGCCGCCTGCGGGGCGCTGCACTTCGCGCTCTCGACCAAGATTCTCGACCTCGAGCAATATATCTATGTCGGGCTGATCATCGCACTGATCCTCTACCGCTCCTATCGGCCGATCGCACGCAACAGGCAGAAGGGCAAAGGGCGGACGCGCAATCGCGCAGTGGCGTCTGTTTCGTGAGACGGCAGGTTAGCGCATAACCCCGAAAATCGGAATCGATTTTCGGAAAGGATTATGCGCAGATTCAAAGTGATAGAGCGTCCTTAGCGCGTCTGAAAAGACGCGCGGCGC
The nucleotide sequence above comes from Rhizobium indicum. Encoded proteins:
- the msrQ gene encoding protein-methionine-sulfoxide reductase heme-binding subunit MsrQ, with product MAELSLAIPKRWLPASVWLLYVVGLVPAAWTFYLGATDQLGADPVKTFELFLGIWTIRFLIATLAVSPARELFGWNYLRYRRALGLLTFYYALMHFTVYMVLDQAMDIPAVINDVLKRPFIMFGMAALAMLIPLALTSNNFSIRRLGKNWIWLHRLVYIIAACGALHFALSTKILDLEQYIYVGLIIALILYRSYRPIARNRQKGKGRTRNRAVASVS